In one window of Methanosarcina vacuolata Z-761 DNA:
- a CDS encoding DUF2551 domain-containing protein, whose protein sequence is MVSIRAKIKSRLEKFLEVDSSGYRRAILCIFIKVKKATIDELHEMLTSKYNVSRNTVASMVGYIHSKLGILRAHKESYKTPMVYLLREEYVDLLMKIVTSPKESAEFTA, encoded by the coding sequence ATGGTATCCATCCGAGCTAAAATTAAATCCAGGTTAGAGAAATTTCTAGAAGTTGATTCCAGTGGATATCGAAGGGCAATCCTGTGCATTTTTATCAAGGTAAAAAAAGCGACTATTGACGAGCTGCATGAAATGCTTACAAGTAAGTATAATGTATCTCGAAATACGGTTGCATCCATGGTAGGATATATCCATTCGAAGCTTGGAATTCTAAGAGCGCATAAAGAATCCTATAAAACCCCTATGGTTTACCTTTTGAGAGAAGAATATGTAGATCTGCTGATGAAGATTGTAACTTCACCTAAAGAATCTGCTGAATTCACGGCTTGA
- a CDS encoding nuclear transport factor 2 family protein — protein MFFQQSCGSAARVPSGEDEALFAFRIPSSRDRALLTTLRFDQEGLVIVKILSYIQEGLTYYKVVLFLLNRTGFKDLVIRLSDVKVFEIHSKQALYSEFFSGSEKTGVLLGFTSQPQNHNILSGLFCSTKQGLENPFCS, from the coding sequence ATGTTTTTCCAGCAGAGCTGTGGCTCTGCAGCCCGAGTTCCGTCTGGGGAGGATGAGGCACTTTTTGCCTTCCGAATTCCATCCAGTAGGGACAGAGCTCTTTTAACTACGCTACGCTTTGATCAGGAGGGCTTAGTTATAGTTAAGATACTGAGCTACATTCAAGAAGGGCTGACTTATTATAAAGTAGTATTATTTTTACTCAACCGGACCGGTTTTAAAGATCTTGTCATCAGGTTATCAGATGTGAAAGTTTTTGAAATTCACTCAAAACAGGCTTTATATTCCGAGTTTTTCTCAGGCTCAGAGAAAACTGGAGTCCTTCTAGGATTTACTTCGCAACCACAAAATCACAATATTCTTTCCGGTCTTTTCTGCTCTACTAAACAGGGCTTAGAAAACCCATTTTGTAGTTAA